The DNA segment GAATCCGATCACCCTGACCATCACGGTCGCCGACGATCCGTCGCAGCCCTATGTCGATGTCTGCGAGGCCGCGGACGACGACAAACAGGCCCGCGTTCTGCGCCTGAACCTGCCGGGCGGCAGCCGGATCATCTACAACGGCTACGTCTCGATCACTTCGACCCCGACCATGTCGCGCAACAACCTGATGACCCGCGTTATCAGCATCGCGCTGACCGGCCGCCCAACCCGTTACAGCGCCTCGGCGTAAGGAAGGCACATGGCAAAGTTCACACTCGCCCGGAATCCAACCTTCAGGTACGTCGTCATGCTGCCAACGGTCGGTGGCGATCCGGTTAGCGTCGAGTTCGAGTTCAAGTATCGCGACCGCACCGAACTGGCTGGCCTCTACGCAGAGTGGGGTGAGCGTCACGAGGCGCTCAAGGAGAAAGCGGAAGAGACCGGCATTGAGCAGTTCACGGCTTTGCTGATTGATCTGCAGGTCGAGCAGCTGAAGGCGATTGTCGCCGGCTGGGATATTGCCGAAGAGTTCGCCGACGAAAACCTGCGCATCCTGGTCAAATCAATCGCCGCCACGCCGGGCGCGGTGCTGGCCGCTTATTCCGATGCCTTCAGCAACGCACGCTTGGGAAACTCCTAAGCGTCTCCCGCAAGCTGTACGAGCCGGGGCCGTCAGCCGAATCGCTGGCGGCCTTCGGCCTTTCTCTTCGTGACATACCCGATGAGATCTGTGAGGTCTGGCCTGATGTCTGGCAGGCCTTCAAGGTCTTCGAGGCTATGGGCACCCAGTGGCGTACAGGCGCGTGCGGCGCTACCGGACTCGATTACACGTCAATTCGCCATGTTGCCGGCTTTCTCGGCCTTACCCGCTCGGAGGTCGCCGACGTCTTTCCAGACATCCGCGTCATGGAAGCCGAAGCCCTGCGGGTGATGGCGGAACAGAGGGACAGTAAATGAGCACCACCTTCGCGTCCCTCGGTATCGAGGTGAACTCCTCGTCGGCATCCAAGGCGGCTGACGATCTCGACAAGCTGGTCGATTCGGCGGTCGATGCTGAAAAAGCGATTGATGATCTCGGCAAGTCGGGCGAAGGCCTGGCCAACACTGGCAAGAAGATCAGTCAGGCCGAGAATGAGGCTGCTCAGGGTATCGACAAGGCCACAGGCGCCAAAGAGCGCCAGGTCGATGCCAGCCGCAAGGCAGGCGCCAGTGCGGCCAGTGAAATCGCGATCATCAGCCAGCTCGACAAGGCGATGTCCGGCAACATCGGCAGCATGGAGCAACTGATCCAGGCTGAAGGTTTGCTGGAGCGCGCTCGCAGGGGCGGTCTCGTCACCATTGAGCAGCAGGAGGCGTACCAGGATCGGCTCGGAAAATCCTTCGATAAGATCGAGAAAGCTGAAACCAAGGAGGTGGCTCAGAAGCAACGGCTGATCGAGGCTGAAAACCGCCGGATCGAAGCGCTGAAACGGACTGTAAATGGCATTGATCCGGTCACGGACAAGCTGGCCAAGCTTGAGGCTCGTGAGCGGGCTCTCAACGAACTGCACAAGATCGGTGAGTATGATGCTGTTCGCTACAACGAAGCATTGGCAAAAATTGGAAAGGAGCGCTCCGGTCTCACCGCGACAGAAACTGCATTCGACAAGCTGAAGCTCGGCACCCGCCAGGCGCAAGAAAACGTGATGCAGCTGACCAATGCTCTGCAGTCTGGGGATTGGGGGAGTGGTGCACGGGCTGTTGCTCAGCTCGGCGCCGGTGCGGGGGCGTCTGCCAAGAGCCTTGCCGCGGCGCTGATTCCCGCCGGCTTGCTGGCCGGTGTCCTCGGCGCGCTGGGTTATGCCTACTTCGACGCACAGAAGCGGGCCCGCGAGTTCAACGTCGCCATCAACGGCGGATCGAACGATGCTGGTCAGAGCATTGCCAGCCTCAAGGTGATGGCCGATACCGCCGGGGCGATCACTGAGAACTTTGCAGGCGCTCGCGAGGCGGTGATTGCACTGGCTTCCGGTGCCGCTACCAGCGGCGTCCAAATGCAGAACTTGGCTCAGGCCGCCGCAGCAATAGGTGAAGTGACCGGGAAGGGCGCTGGAGATATCGCCAAGTCGCTCGCGAATGCCGGTGGCACCGCCACAGAAGCAGCGGAGAAGATCAGCGACCAGTATGGGCTGCTCACCTACGAGCAGTACCAGACGATCAAGGCGATTGATGATCAGGGAGACCATCAGCGAGCGCTGGACACCCTGAGTGAAGATCTCAATCAGTCGGCCCAGGAGCGCTTGAAGAACTACCGCGAATCGCTATCCGATATCGAACGGGATTGGGATCGAGTGAAGGTGGCCATCAAGGGCGCCTACGCTGAAGTCCGGTCAGAGATTTTCCCTGACTTGGCAAAGCAGATCGAGATCACCCAGCGCGTGCTGGATACTCGGAAAGGGGGCGGGGTCACAGGTGCGATATCGAATGGGCTGAGCTCACTCAATTCCTTTCTGGGGCTAAACGGCGGCGAGAACGACGACTCGACGCCGGCACTGGAGGCCAAGCTTGTAGGATTGAAGGCGCGCTTATCAGCGAGCGAAAGCAACACTGCCGCGACCGGCGAAGCGACTCGGGCGAACAAGGAATTGATCGCTGTCCAGAAGGATCTGGACAAACAGATGGACAACCTGAACCCGCTCGCAAAGCGTCAGGAGGCGTACAAGAAGCTCGATGACCAGTTCACCAAGCTCTATCAGAACGCTGACAAGACCAGCCAGAAGTCGCCACTGCTTGATGGCGTGAATTTCGATGGAAAGAAATTCTCTGGTGGTGCCTACGACAAGCTGCGCAAGGCGATTGACGACCAAAACAAGGATGCCAAGGCAGGCGCTGGCAGCGTCGATCTATCCGGGTTCAATGACTCGAAAAACGCGCTCAATGCCGTGCTTGCCGAGTACAAAAATGCTCAAAAGGAGTTGGAGGCTTCGCAGAAGGCTGGGCTGATCTCGCAGGCTGACTACCTGCAAGCGCGTGAAGCCATGATCGGCAACGAGCGCGACGAGGTCACTGCTGCGTATGAGGCTGAGATCACCGCACTGGAAGCGGCGAAGAGCAAAGCCGGCACATCGGCCGCACAGCGCATCCAGCTTGACCAGAAAATCGCCGACGCCCGGGCCGCCGTGGTCAAGGTGCAGCAGGATGCTGACACCGAACTGAGCGTGCTGGCGAAGAACGAGGAGGGCCGGCTGAAGAAACAGACTGAGGCCGTCAACACCTACAGCAGCGCGCTGCAGCAACAAGTCAAAACTCTGCGTGAGCAGGGTCAGCGTGCGGCGGCGGGCATCGGCCTCGGCGATCGTCAGCGTGATCTGATGAGCCAGCAGAACGGCATCGACGATCGCTTCAATCAGCAGAAGCTGGATCTGGCGAACCAGTACGGCGATGGCTCGCGCGGCATGAGCCTCGACGAGTACACGCAGAAGCTGGCGGCACTGAAGGCCACTCAGCAGGATCTGCACGATACGGTTCAAGCCAACTACGACGAGATGACGGCAGCCCAGGGCGACTGGAGTGCCGGAGCCTCGTCGGCATGGCAGAACTATCTGGAGTCCGCACAGAATGCGGCGGGACAGACGAAAAGCCTGCTCACCAATGCATTCAGCTCGGCAGAGGACGCTTTAGCCAGTTTCGCCATCAACGGCAAATTCTCGTTTTCTGACTTCACCAAATCGGTGTTGGCGGATATGGCGAAGATCGCCACTCGACAGGCTACTTCTCAAGGACTCAGCGCTCTGTTCGGTATTACTGCATCAGCAGCTGGCTCCTACTTCGGTGGCGGCGGCGGGAATGGATTGGCCGCTGGATCTGCCGGTGCCGTGTCTTCAGATCTCGGAGCATCGCAGGCCGGCTACACAGGGTTTGATCTCTCCGGATATCGGGCTGCTGGCGGGCCTGTTGCGCCGAACTCTCTGTACGAAGTCAACGAACTGGGGCCGGAGCTCTACAACGAGGGCGGCCGGTCGTTCCTGATGACCGGTGCCAACGGCGGCAGCGTCACGCCGTTGACCACCGGCGGCGGGCCTGCTCTGGCCGCAATGTCCGGCGGTGGCGGCAACACGTACAACTTTCCGGTAGCGGTCTCGGTGCAGACTTCTGGGAGCGACGGGGCAGGTGTTTCGCAAGAGACAACCAACCAACTTGGCAAGAGCATCCAGCAGGCTGCGAAAACCGAAGCGGAAACTGCGATTGCCCGAGCGCTGCAGCCGGGCGGTTCGATCTGGCGCCTGACAAATGGGAGGGCCTGATGGCCATCGAGAGATTCAACTGGCCGACCGAGCGCGGGGAAACACCCGATATCAACTATCGGGTGCGCACCTCGAAATTCGGCGACGGCTATGCGCAGAACGTCGGCGACGGCCCGAACAACAAAGAGGACTCCTACCCGGTTACCTGCGTCGGCCAAAAGGCCACGGTGCTGGAGATCATGAAGTTCCTCGACCGGCACGCCGGCGCGAAAGCGTTTCTCTGGACAACGCCGCTCGGCGAGGTCGGGCTGTTCACCTGCAAAAATCCCGCTCCCACTCCCATGGGCGGCGGAGTCTTCAAACTCACCGCCACGTTCGAGCGGGCATTCCAACCATAAGGGGCAATCATGCCGCTGATCAGTGACATCCAGGTTCTCGAGCCTGGCAGCGAAGTGCTGCTCTTTGAATTGGACGGCACAGACTACGGCGCGGACGTACTGCGCTTCCACGGGCACGCGATCCCCCATACGGCGGCCGAGCTGATCGCTGCCGGCGACAACGCGGACCAGCTGCCGGCGAAGGCGATCTACTGGCAAGGCAACGAGTACAGCGCCTGGCCGATGCAGATCGACGGCATCGAGGCGAACGGCGACGGAACTGCCGTCCGGCCCACGTTATCGGTGGGTAACGTCAATGGGCGCATCACGGCGCTGTGCCTCGCGTTCGAAGATCTGCTCGAGTTCAAGTTGACCATGCGTCATACGCTGGGCACCTACCTCGACGCGGCGAACTTCCCGGCCGGCAATCCGACGGCAGATCCAACCCAAGAGACGATCGAGGTCTGGTACATCGACCAGAAGACGAACGAAGACGGGGAGAACGTTAGTTGGGAGCTGGCCAGCCCGGGCGACGTTGGATACGAGTCCATCGGCCGGCAGGCCACGACGCTGTGCCACTGGTGCCTTACCGGCGGCTACCGAGGGCCGAGCTGCGGCTACACCGGCCCGTACGTGACCAAGGACGGTGTTGTCACCGACAACCCTGAACTGGACGAGTGCGATGCCACACTGGGCAAGGGCTGCATCCCGCGCTTCGGCGAGGGCAACCCGCTGCCTTTCGGCGGCTTCCCGGCCGTTTCGCTGATTGCAAGGAGCTGATATGCGCAAACACATTTTGAATGCGATCCAAGCGCATGCAGCTGCCGAGTACCCGAAAGAGTGCTGCGGGCTGCTGCTGGCCGTGGGCCGCAAACAGCAGTATTACCCGTGCCGCAACGTCTCGACCGAGCCGAACGAGGAATTTCGAATCGACCCAGAGGAATACGCGGCGGCCGAAGACGTCGGCGAAGTGATCGGCGTGGTGCACTCGCATCCAGACGCTACCAGCCGGCCTTCGCCGCGCGACCTCGCGATGTGCGAAGCGACCGCGTTGCCCTGGCACATTCTGAGTTGGCCCGAGGGCGATCTGCGAACCATCACACCGTCCGGCGAGGTGCCGCTGCTAAAGCGGCCTTTCGTACACGGCGCCTGGGACTGCTGGCAGGTCTGCGCGGATTGGTACAAGCGCGAATGGGGGCTTGAGTTCGAGGCCTTCAAGCGCGCAGATGGTTGGTGGGAGAACAAGGAAAACACCAGTCTGTACGAGGCGAACTACGAGGCCGCCGGGTTCTACCGGGTCGACCAGCCGCAGCGCGGCGACATGATCGTGATGGAAGTAGGGCGGACGGTTTACCCGAATCATGCTGGGATCTTCCTCGGCGCTGACCCGGCGCTGCGGGGTGAGGACGCGACGACGTTCGGCCCCGGGCCGTTCCTGCTGCACCACCTGTACGGACGACCATCGGAGGTCATCGTTTTCGGTGGGCCGTGGCTTGACCGGACGCGCATGATCCTCAGGCACAAAGATGCGAAATAAATCAGCTATCGCGCCAAAGCTGCAAGGAGGGCTTTATGAGTCGATCTGCTTGGATTGAGGAGCACGCAATGGCGAATCTAGCAAGATTCGCCGATTGCACGTCAACTGAAATATCCAATGTAATTGTTACGGATGTGATGGTCGAAGCTGCCATGGAGTACGTTTACAGCCTGTACGACCCGCTCATCACAACTCTCTTGTTGGAAGATCTCTTTAGGA comes from the Pseudomonas sp. RSB 5.4 genome and includes:
- a CDS encoding phage tail assembly chaperone translates to MAKFTLARNPTFRYVVMLPTVGGDPVSVEFEFKYRDRTELAGLYAEWGERHEALKEKAEETGIEQFTALLIDLQVEQLKAIVAGWDIAEEFADENLRILVKSIAATPGAVLAAYSDAFSNARLGNS
- a CDS encoding DUF1799 domain-containing protein produces the protein MAAFGLSLRDIPDEICEVWPDVWQAFKVFEAMGTQWRTGACGATGLDYTSIRHVAGFLGLTRSEVADVFPDIRVMEAEALRVMAEQRDSK
- a CDS encoding phage tail tape measure protein; the encoded protein is MSTTFASLGIEVNSSSASKAADDLDKLVDSAVDAEKAIDDLGKSGEGLANTGKKISQAENEAAQGIDKATGAKERQVDASRKAGASAASEIAIISQLDKAMSGNIGSMEQLIQAEGLLERARRGGLVTIEQQEAYQDRLGKSFDKIEKAETKEVAQKQRLIEAENRRIEALKRTVNGIDPVTDKLAKLEARERALNELHKIGEYDAVRYNEALAKIGKERSGLTATETAFDKLKLGTRQAQENVMQLTNALQSGDWGSGARAVAQLGAGAGASAKSLAAALIPAGLLAGVLGALGYAYFDAQKRAREFNVAINGGSNDAGQSIASLKVMADTAGAITENFAGAREAVIALASGAATSGVQMQNLAQAAAAIGEVTGKGAGDIAKSLANAGGTATEAAEKISDQYGLLTYEQYQTIKAIDDQGDHQRALDTLSEDLNQSAQERLKNYRESLSDIERDWDRVKVAIKGAYAEVRSEIFPDLAKQIEITQRVLDTRKGGGVTGAISNGLSSLNSFLGLNGGENDDSTPALEAKLVGLKARLSASESNTAATGEATRANKELIAVQKDLDKQMDNLNPLAKRQEAYKKLDDQFTKLYQNADKTSQKSPLLDGVNFDGKKFSGGAYDKLRKAIDDQNKDAKAGAGSVDLSGFNDSKNALNAVLAEYKNAQKELEASQKAGLISQADYLQAREAMIGNERDEVTAAYEAEITALEAAKSKAGTSAAQRIQLDQKIADARAAVVKVQQDADTELSVLAKNEEGRLKKQTEAVNTYSSALQQQVKTLREQGQRAAAGIGLGDRQRDLMSQQNGIDDRFNQQKLDLANQYGDGSRGMSLDEYTQKLAALKATQQDLHDTVQANYDEMTAAQGDWSAGASSAWQNYLESAQNAAGQTKSLLTNAFSSAEDALASFAINGKFSFSDFTKSVLADMAKIATRQATSQGLSALFGITASAAGSYFGGGGGNGLAAGSAGAVSSDLGASQAGYTGFDLSGYRAAGGPVAPNSLYEVNELGPELYNEGGRSFLMTGANGGSVTPLTTGGGPALAAMSGGGGNTYNFPVAVSVQTSGSDGAGVSQETTNQLGKSIQQAAKTEAETAIARALQPGGSIWRLTNGRA
- a CDS encoding phage tail protein, with translation MAIERFNWPTERGETPDINYRVRTSKFGDGYAQNVGDGPNNKEDSYPVTCVGQKATVLEIMKFLDRHAGAKAFLWTTPLGEVGLFTCKNPAPTPMGGGVFKLTATFERAFQP
- a CDS encoding phage minor tail protein L, whose product is MPLISDIQVLEPGSEVLLFELDGTDYGADVLRFHGHAIPHTAAELIAAGDNADQLPAKAIYWQGNEYSAWPMQIDGIEANGDGTAVRPTLSVGNVNGRITALCLAFEDLLEFKLTMRHTLGTYLDAANFPAGNPTADPTQETIEVWYIDQKTNEDGENVSWELASPGDVGYESIGRQATTLCHWCLTGGYRGPSCGYTGPYVTKDGVVTDNPELDECDATLGKGCIPRFGEGNPLPFGGFPAVSLIARS
- a CDS encoding C40 family peptidase, with the protein product MRKHILNAIQAHAAAEYPKECCGLLLAVGRKQQYYPCRNVSTEPNEEFRIDPEEYAAAEDVGEVIGVVHSHPDATSRPSPRDLAMCEATALPWHILSWPEGDLRTITPSGEVPLLKRPFVHGAWDCWQVCADWYKREWGLEFEAFKRADGWWENKENTSLYEANYEAAGFYRVDQPQRGDMIVMEVGRTVYPNHAGIFLGADPALRGEDATTFGPGPFLLHHLYGRPSEVIVFGGPWLDRTRMILRHKDAK